One part of the Thermococcus radiotolerans genome encodes these proteins:
- a CDS encoding MATE family efflux transporter — translation MRGEKIQRMREEILTGPIEKTLLVLAGPLIVNNLVQVVYNITDTFWLGKLGREALSAPGVTWPIIGTLMALGMGFTTAGFAFVGQYIGAGEYKKANRSAGALYSLMLFFATATAIIGTLLLPYALHFMKVSENVYPYSLTYATIIFLGIPFSFTFMAFGALVRATGDTKTPVKITLLTVAINIILDPILIFGWLGFPELGVAGAAIATVFANSVGAFIGLYLLFTDRVGLSLSLESLKPDFEFYKKIFKVGLPSSIGQSANSFGFVILTRIIFGFGDVTYAAYVITTRLVNFLTSISRGISMAMGTMIAQNVGAENYERAKRIAERTMAINFTIASLAILIIGVFCVEIFRVFLNDPAVIKESEVVLKYFLISVPFFNGIFIVVNRTFSSAGHTKKSMALGIFRLWGLRIPLSYAFGYIGAITVLGITIPLAELFNFTSKGVFFGMGMSNFIAAIVALAWFLRGTWMRRIIEEKAKTEPEKATA, via the coding sequence ATGAGGGGCGAGAAAATCCAGAGGATGCGTGAGGAGATACTGACTGGGCCCATAGAGAAAACCCTTCTCGTTCTGGCGGGTCCGCTTATCGTTAACAACCTAGTCCAGGTTGTCTATAACATCACGGACACATTTTGGCTAGGTAAACTCGGGAGGGAAGCGCTCTCGGCCCCCGGCGTCACCTGGCCGATAATCGGAACCCTCATGGCGCTGGGCATGGGTTTCACGACGGCGGGCTTCGCCTTCGTCGGGCAGTACATCGGGGCGGGGGAGTACAAGAAGGCCAACCGCTCGGCTGGGGCCCTTTACTCACTCATGCTGTTCTTCGCGACGGCAACTGCCATAATCGGAACGCTCCTCTTACCTTACGCCCTGCACTTCATGAAGGTCAGCGAGAACGTCTATCCATACTCGCTCACCTACGCGACGATAATATTCCTCGGCATTCCCTTCTCCTTCACCTTCATGGCCTTCGGGGCCCTCGTAAGGGCGACTGGAGACACGAAGACGCCCGTCAAGATAACCCTCCTCACGGTGGCAATAAACATAATCCTCGACCCAATCCTGATATTCGGCTGGCTCGGCTTCCCTGAGCTGGGCGTTGCCGGAGCCGCCATAGCGACGGTTTTTGCCAACTCGGTAGGAGCTTTCATTGGCCTCTACCTCCTCTTCACAGATAGAGTTGGACTGAGCCTGAGCCTTGAGAGCCTCAAGCCCGATTTTGAGTTCTACAAGAAGATATTCAAGGTCGGCCTGCCGTCGAGCATCGGACAGTCGGCGAACAGCTTCGGCTTCGTCATCCTCACGAGGATAATCTTCGGCTTCGGCGATGTCACCTACGCCGCCTACGTTATAACCACCAGGCTGGTTAACTTCCTCACGAGCATCTCGCGCGGCATAAGCATGGCAATGGGAACGATGATAGCCCAGAACGTTGGGGCGGAGAACTACGAAAGGGCCAAGAGGATAGCCGAGAGGACGATGGCCATAAACTTCACAATAGCGAGCCTTGCGATACTGATAATCGGGGTCTTCTGCGTCGAGATATTCCGCGTGTTCCTCAACGACCCGGCTGTGATCAAGGAGAGCGAGGTCGTTCTCAAGTACTTCCTCATCTCGGTGCCCTTCTTCAACGGAATCTTCATAGTCGTGAACAGAACCTTCAGCTCCGCCGGCCACACCAAGAAGAGCATGGCCCTCGGGATATTCCGCCTCTGGGGCCTAAGGATTCCGCTCAGCTATGCCTTCGGTTACATAGGAGCCATCACCGTCCTTGGAATCACCATACCCCTGGCCGAACTCTTCAACTTCACGAGCAAGGGAGTGTTCTTCGGAATGGGAATGAGCAACTTTATAGCCGCGATAGTCGCCCTCGCCTGGTTCCTGCGCGGAACATGGATGAGACGGATAATCGAGGAGAAAGCAAAAACCGAGCCCGAGAAGGCCACGGCTTGA